In Ralstonia pseudosolanacearum, the DNA window CGCCGACCTGCGGGCCCGTCTGCGGCGCATGCTGTCCGCCCAGACGCCCGACATGGCGCGGCTCGCGGTGCTCGATGCCAGCCTGGAGCAAGCGCTCGACGCGCAGGAACGGAACCTGCTGGCTCGCGTGCCCACGTTGCTGGGCACGCACTTCGAGCGCCTGCGCGACGCCGAGCGGCAACGGCTGGCCGACGCGCACGCGCCGCAGAACGCCGCGTCGGTGCCTCCGGGCGCGTGGGTGGACGTGTTCCGCAGGGACATGCAGAGCGTGCTGCTCGCTGAACTCGCTATTCGTTTTCAACCGGTCGAAGGGCTGCTCGCAGCACTTCGCACCCGCTAAACAGGACGCTATGTCCAGACCTCATCTTCCTTTCGCTGTCTTCTTCGCCGGCCTGGCCGCCCTGTGCTGGATCGCCGTGGGCTACGCCGGTGCAAACCCACTGGCACTGGCCGTCACATTGCTGATCGGCGCCGGATACCTGACCGGCGCGATCGAACTGCACCGCTACCGGCAAGCCACGGCCACCCTGGCACGCGCCGCGACCGGCCTGTCGGCGCCGCCGCCCGAGCTGGGCGCCTGGCTCGACCAGCTGCATCCCGGCCTGCGCAGCGCGGTGCGCCTGCGCATCGAGGGCGAGCGCGTGGCCCTGCCCGGGCCTGCCCTGACGCCGTACCTGGTCGGCCTGCTAGTGCTGCTGGGGATGCTGGGCACCCTGCTCGGCATGGTGGTGACCTTCAAGGGCACCGGCGCGGCGCTGGAAAGCGCAGCGGATCTGCAGGCGATCCGCGCCTCGCTGGCCGCGCCGATCCAGGGCCTGGGCTTTTCGTTCGGCACCTCGATTGCGGGCGTGTCCACCTCCGCCATGCTGGGCCTGCTCTCCGCCCTGTGCCGGCGCGAGCGGCTCCAGGCGGCCCAGGCGCTCGACGCGCAGATCGCCACGACGCTGCGCCGCCACTCGCACGCCCATCAGCGCGAGGAAACCCTCGCGCTGCTGCGGCGGCAGGCCGAAGCGATGCCCCTCCTGGTCGACCGGCTGCAAGCAATGATGACGACCCTGGAGCAGCAAAACCAGGCCTCGGCCGAGCGGCAGATCGCCAGCCAGCAAGCCTTCCTCGGCCAGACCGAGGCGGCCTATGCCCGCCTCGCCTCGTCCGTGGGGCAATCGCTGCAAGACAGCGCCGCCGACAGCGCGCGCACCGCCGGCGCGGCGCTGCAGCCGGTCGTGGAGGCCACGATGGCGGGCCTCGCGCGCGAGGCGGCATCGGTGCAGGAGACGGTCAAGCAGGCGGTCCGGCATCAGTTGGACAGCCTGTCCACCGGCTTCGACACGACGGCCGCCAACGTGGCCGACATCTGGAGCCGGGCGCTGGCAGCACATCGGCAATCGAACGAGACGCTCGCCGAGCAATGGCGCACCTCGCTGGACCAGCTGACCTCGGCCTTCGACCAGCGCTCGGCCAGCCTGCTGGAGGGCATCTCCGCCCGCCTGGAAACCACGGCGGGCAGCGTGTCGCAAGCGTGGACCGAGGCACTGTCGCGGCAAGACCAGACCCACGAGGCACTGACCGGCCAGCATCGGCGCGCCCTGGAGGCCGCCACGGCCACGTTCGAGCAGCACGCAGCCACGCTGCAGCGCACGCTGCACCAGTCGCACGAAGACCTGCAGACCGGACTGGCCTCGCGGGATGAGCAGCGGCTGGCCGCCTGGACCGACACCCTCGGTTCGATGGCCGCGACGCTGCGCCAGGAATGGGAGCAGGCCGGCGCGCACACCGCGCGCCATCAGCAGGCCGTCTGCGAGACGCTGGCCCGCACCGCGCACGACATCTCGGCCCGGACGCAAGCGCACGCGAGCGACACGATCGCCGAGATCTCCCGGCTCGTGCAGGCCGCCTCGGAGGCCCCCAAGGCGGCGGCCGAAGTCATCGGCGAGCTGCGCCAGAAGCTCGCCGACAGCATGGTCCGCGACACCGAGATGCTGGACGAGCGCAGCCGCCTGCTGGCAACCCTGGAGACCCTCCTCGATGCCGTGAACCACGCGTCTACCGAGCAGCGCTCCGCCGTCGACGGGCTGATCTCGACCTCGGCGGATCTGCTCGATCGCGTCGGCACCCGGTTCGCGGACAAGGTGGAGGCCGAAGGCGGACGGCTCGGCACCGCTGCCGCGCAGGTCACCGGCAGCGCGGTCGAGGTGGCCAGCCTGGGCGAAGCCTTCGGCGCGGCCGTGCAACTGTTCGGCGAATCGAACGGCCAACTGGTCGCGCACCTGCAGCGCCTCGAAGCCGCGCTGGACAAATCCCTCGCGCGCAGCGATGAGCAGCTCGCCTACTACGTGGCGCAGGCCAGGGAAGTCATCGACCTGAGCGTGCTGTCGCAGAAGCAGATTCTCGAAGACATGCAGCGCCTTGCCGACCAGCGCGCGCCCATCGGAGCCGAGGCGGCATGAGGGAGGACATCGACGGCGGCGTGGAGGCGTCCGCGCCGATCTGGGCCGCATTCGGCGACCTGATGTCGGTGCTGCTCGGCGCCTTCGTGCTGATCCTGGTCAGCGTCATCGCCGTCCAGCTGGAGCTCTCGTCCCGGCTCGAGCGCGAGGTCAAGCAGCGGCAGATGGAGGCGCAGCGCCGCAAGACGCTGGAACAGGCGCTCGCGGGGCCGCTGGCGGCTGGGCGCGTGACGCTCGTCAACGGACGCATCGGCATCAGCGGCAGCGTGCTGTTCGCGCTGAATTCCGATCAGCTGCAGCCCGAGGGCCTGGAGCTGTTGAAGAGTCTGGCGGGGCCGCTGTCCGCCTACCTCAGATCGCGCGACGAAATCCTGATGGTGAGCGGCTTTGCCGACGACCAGCAGGTGCATGCCGGCAACCGTCGCTTTGCCGACAACTGGGAACTGTCGGCCAAGCGCGCGCTGACGGTGACGCGCACGCTGATCGACGCGGGCATCCCCGGCGCATCGGTCTTCGCGGCCGCGTTCGGCTCCGAGCAGCCCGTCAGCTCGAACGCCGACGACGCAGGGCGGGCGAAAAACCGGCGCGTGGAAATCGCCCCGGTCCCGAGGCCGTCGACGGCCGCCGGAGACCACCATGGATAGCGCCGGGACGCACGCGCGCGCCATGCTCGACGCCTGGCGCGCACGCGGCGCCGACCGCCTGGACCCGGTCCGCTTCCATGTCATCGAAGCGCTGGACCGGCGCGCGGCGGGCCACAGCGGCGAGGCACGGCGCATCCTGGACGCCCGGCTGTCCGGGCTCCTTGAGGACTACGCCGAGCGCGAACGCATGGCGCACGACGCCGGCCAGACAGGCGCCGCGGCCTCGCCAGCCCAGCCCGCGCGCGGCGCGCTTGCCGACCTGCTCGATCACATCGCCAGCCGCGCGCCGGCCAGCGGCGACAGCCTCCATGCCGCCCGCACCGCACATGCCGCGGGCAGCCTCGGCGCCTATCCGGAACTGAAGACACTCGACTACTTCCGGGAAACCTGGTCCACGGTCAGCACCGAACGGCAGTTGCGCCAGGCGCTGGACCAGGTCCCGAAAAATGCCGGTCCCCTCCATTCGAGCAGCCTCGTGCATCGGTCGCTCCTGCTGATGCAAGCGCTGTCGCCGGCCTATCTGAAGCACTTCCTGTCTTACGTCGATGCCTTGTCGTGGATGGAGCAGATGAGCGGCGATACCGCCCCGGCCAGCCGCGACGCGCCGCGACCGGTCAGCCCCCGGAAAGGCGTGCGCGCCAGACCGCGCTGACACGGCATGCGGCCTTGTCGCCACGCCCCTCGACGCCGCACTCGACAAATCACGGAAGTGGCATCAAGATCGCTTCCTGTATGCGTGAGCCCGCGACTGCATCGGACCGGCTCCCCATACCTTGGGGAAAACATCAACAAACCTCACCCAAAAGGTAGCAACCCTTTGCCGGCCCCTAGGCCACACAAGGCTGACCGGCAATATTTGAAATTTGTTGTTACCTTTGGAACAGTCTGTTCACCCCCAATCATATTGTTCTTCCGCACTGCAACATCTAAACTTCAGCCCAGTTGTCCGGACATCGATTGCCTGGACAGGTAGTGCAAGTGTTGTAAGGAGAACAATCATGAAATGGTTGGATATCGGCGCCGTCATGGCCGCCTGGATTGCAAGCTGCGTTGCAGCAGGCTGGCTGATCAGCGCAGCCGCCTTCCTGGCCTGAGCCCCGCCAAGCAGTAAGACGGCCGAGCAGAAACACCCCCGCCCGGCCTTGAAATCCCCCCCTTGTCGGTCGATTCGTCAGGCGCGCGCCTGGCCCGCCCACTGGACGAATCGGTCGACAAACCCCTGCAAGAACTGGCGCGTCCGCGCCTCCGTCACCCCGCCCTGGGCATCGAAGGGCTCCCCCGCGTAGTGAAAGAAGACCTCCGGCAACGGCAGGATCTGCACGCCGACCGCCGACAGAACGTTGCGCAACTGCGCCTGCGCGAGTGCGGTGCCGATCGACCCCGGTGACGCCCCGGCAATCGCCGCGCGCTTGCCGCCCCACACACTCTGGCCGTACGGCCGCGAACCCCAATCGATCGCGTTCTTCAGCACGCCCGGCATGCCGCGGTTGTATTCCGGCGTGACGAACAGCAGGGCATCCACGCCGGCCACCTCGGCCTTGAACCGCTGCACGCTGTCGGGCAGGTTGCCGTCCAGGTCCTGGTTGTAGAGGGGCAGATCGCCGATGCCGATCAGCGTTGCCGTGGCGTCCGCCGGCAGCAGCCCGACCAGCGCGTGCGCCAGTTGACGGTTGAACGAAGCCTTGCGCAGGCTGCCGACGATCACACCGATATTCAGATTGCTCATGAAGACTCCTCGCTCCGGAAAGGTTCGGGGGACACCCGGGGGAAAACAGCCGCCGCAGCCGCCGTCAGCCGCTAGTCGGCCGGCGCCGGTTCAGCCGGCACCTCGCGCTTGAGGCGGTCGATCAGCGCGAACATCAGCGGGTTCAGCAGGATCGACAGGATGGCCGCCGCCAGCAACAAGCCCCGCGCCCGCGCCGGCAGAATCTCGAGGCCGATCCCCAGGCCGATCAGGATGAACGAGAATTCGCCGATCTGCGCCAGGCTGGCGGAAATCGTCAGCGCCGTGCGGGCCGGGTGGCCGAAGGCGCGCACCACGGCAAACGCCGCAAGCGACTTGCCCAGCACCACGATCAGCACCGTGCCGAGCACCGCCCAGGTGTCGTCGATCAGCACGCGCGGATCGAACAGCATCCCGACCGACACGAAGAACAGCACGGCAAACGCATCGCGCAGCGGCAGCGACTCTTCGGCCGCGCGCTGGCTGAATTCGGATTCGGCCAGCACCATGCCGGCAAAGAAGGCGCCCAGCGCGAACGACACGCCGAACAGCACCGTCGCCCCATAGGCCACGCCCAGCGCGGTCGCCAGCACGCCCAGGCGGAACAGTTCGCGGCTGCCGGTCCGGACGATGCGCTCGAGCATCCACGGAATCACGCGGCGGCCCACCACCAGCATCAGCGCGGCAAAGGCCACCACCTTGCCCAGCGTGATCGCCAGCACCTCGGTCACATCCAACCAGCCCACCGCGGTGCTGCCGGCGCCGCCCAGCACGCCGGCCAGCGCGGGCAGCAGCACCAGCGTCACCACCATCACCAGGTCTTCGACGATCAGCCAGCCGACGGCGATATGGCCCTCGTGCGAGCCCTCGATGCCGCGGTCTTCCAGTGCCTTGAGCAGCACCACCGTGCTCGCCACCGACAGCGCCAGCCCGAACACCAGGCCCGGGCCCCACGCCCAGCCCAGCAGCCAGGCCAGCCCCATGCCCATCAGCGTCGCCAGCGCGATCTGCCCGATGGCTCCGGGAATGGCGATGGACTTGACGGCCAGCAGCTCCTTCATCGAGAAATGCAGCCCCACCCCGAACATCAGCAGGATCACGCCCAGCTCGGCCAGCTGCGGCGCCAGGCTCTGGTCGGCCACGAAGCCGGGCGTGAACGGCCCGGCCACCACCCCCGCGCACAGATAGCCCACCAGCGGCGGCAACCGCAAGCGCTGCGCGATCGTGCCGAGAACGAAGGCCAGCACGATGCCGCCGATGATGGTGGAGAGAAGCGGGGTGTCTGGGTGCATGGAGTCCTTTGAGGCGGGGACGTGTTGGGGAAGCGCGCAGCCGGCGCAGTCGTCCGACCGCCGATGCGATGATTTGTTCAGCCTACGTCACGCGGATGTCGCGCACCACTATAAAGGATGCCTTGGGGCCACAGCCCTCGCCGATCTGGCAGCGGCGCATCGCCGGCATCAAGGCCGCCGGTCGATCAAGGCTGCGCGCATCCAATCGAATCGCCTGGTCTCATACATCGCGCACGATGCCGCCTTAGTAGGTCACCGTCACGATGATGGTGTCGGTGTACGTGCCGGCCTGGGGCGTGGTCTGCACGGGCACGCGCCCGAACACCGTGG includes these proteins:
- a CDS encoding DUF2894 domain-containing protein encodes the protein MDSAGTHARAMLDAWRARGADRLDPVRFHVIEALDRRAAGHSGEARRILDARLSGLLEDYAERERMAHDAGQTGAAASPAQPARGALADLLDHIASRAPASGDSLHAARTAHAAGSLGAYPELKTLDYFRETWSTVSTERQLRQALDQVPKNAGPLHSSSLVHRSLLLMQALSPAYLKHFLSYVDALSWMEQMSGDTAPASRDAPRPVSPRKGVRARPR
- a CDS encoding DUF802 domain-containing protein, yielding MSRPHLPFAVFFAGLAALCWIAVGYAGANPLALAVTLLIGAGYLTGAIELHRYRQATATLARAATGLSAPPPELGAWLDQLHPGLRSAVRLRIEGERVALPGPALTPYLVGLLVLLGMLGTLLGMVVTFKGTGAALESAADLQAIRASLAAPIQGLGFSFGTSIAGVSTSAMLGLLSALCRRERLQAAQALDAQIATTLRRHSHAHQREETLALLRRQAEAMPLLVDRLQAMMTTLEQQNQASAERQIASQQAFLGQTEAAYARLASSVGQSLQDSAADSARTAGAALQPVVEATMAGLAREAASVQETVKQAVRHQLDSLSTGFDTTAANVADIWSRALAAHRQSNETLAEQWRTSLDQLTSAFDQRSASLLEGISARLETTAGSVSQAWTEALSRQDQTHEALTGQHRRALEAATATFEQHAATLQRTLHQSHEDLQTGLASRDEQRLAAWTDTLGSMAATLRQEWEQAGAHTARHQQAVCETLARTAHDISARTQAHASDTIAEISRLVQAASEAPKAAAEVIGELRQKLADSMVRDTEMLDERSRLLATLETLLDAVNHASTEQRSAVDGLISTSADLLDRVGTRFADKVEAEGGRLGTAAAQVTGSAVEVASLGEAFGAAVQLFGESNGQLVAHLQRLEAALDKSLARSDEQLAYYVAQAREVIDLSVLSQKQILEDMQRLADQRAPIGAEAA
- a CDS encoding OmpA family protein — translated: MREDIDGGVEASAPIWAAFGDLMSVLLGAFVLILVSVIAVQLELSSRLEREVKQRQMEAQRRKTLEQALAGPLAAGRVTLVNGRIGISGSVLFALNSDQLQPEGLELLKSLAGPLSAYLRSRDEILMVSGFADDQQVHAGNRRFADNWELSAKRALTVTRTLIDAGIPGASVFAAAFGSEQPVSSNADDAGRAKNRRVEIAPVPRPSTAAGDHHG
- a CDS encoding cation:proton antiporter, translated to MHPDTPLLSTIIGGIVLAFVLGTIAQRLRLPPLVGYLCAGVVAGPFTPGFVADQSLAPQLAELGVILLMFGVGLHFSMKELLAVKSIAIPGAIGQIALATLMGMGLAWLLGWAWGPGLVFGLALSVASTVVLLKALEDRGIEGSHEGHIAVGWLIVEDLVMVVTLVLLPALAGVLGGAGSTAVGWLDVTEVLAITLGKVVAFAALMLVVGRRVIPWMLERIVRTGSRELFRLGVLATALGVAYGATVLFGVSFALGAFFAGMVLAESEFSQRAAEESLPLRDAFAVLFFVSVGMLFDPRVLIDDTWAVLGTVLIVVLGKSLAAFAVVRAFGHPARTALTISASLAQIGEFSFILIGLGIGLEILPARARGLLLAAAILSILLNPLMFALIDRLKREVPAEPAPAD
- a CDS encoding NADPH-dependent FMN reductase, producing the protein MSNLNIGVIVGSLRKASFNRQLAHALVGLLPADATATLIGIGDLPLYNQDLDGNLPDSVQRFKAEVAGVDALLFVTPEYNRGMPGVLKNAIDWGSRPYGQSVWGGKRAAIAGASPGSIGTALAQAQLRNVLSAVGVQILPLPEVFFHYAGEPFDAQGGVTEARTRQFLQGFVDRFVQWAGQARA